A part of Pectinophora gossypiella chromosome Z, ilPecGoss1.1, whole genome shotgun sequence genomic DNA contains:
- the LOC126380577 gene encoding syntaxin-12 has translation MSEREPISGSSRDYGATTDAPPTVGFADFSPTELYNLSEGIADNINTINSGLRSLEKMMKQVGGANDNVQLRDKIHDTQQTVNGSVSATARDIQRLGIVVRRGDKPQKLQVERLTQAFREALAKYSSVQKHVTEKMASYMPRPSRVKKDPQTLEEQQAIADDEEASILNNQQAQARLVQFETSMLLEKEAYLNKIEADVLDINQIMQDLAEMVNTQAQVVDTVESHIEAAGSSVEAGVDELAKAAEYQRRYRRKMFILILIAIIVGIIFVVWIIKAFR, from the exons atgtcTGAACGTGAACCAATTAGTGGCTCGAGTCGTGATTATGGGGCCACTACAGATGCTCCTCCTACAGTGGGGTTTGCAGACTTCAGTCCTACAGAGCTGTACAACTTGAGTGAAGGTATTGCGGATAATATCAACACCATCAACAGCGGGCTTCGCTCTCTCGAGAAGATGATGAAGCAAGTTGGTGGAGCGAATGATAATGTACAGCTCAGAGATAAAAT TCATGACACACAGCAAACTGTAAATGGTTCTGTGTCAGCAACTGCTCGGGATATCCAACGTCTTGGAATAGTTGTACGCCGGGGAGATAAGCCTCAAAAGCTACAAGTGGAACGACTCACACAAGCATTTAGAGAAGCCCTTGCTAAATATTCCTCAGTACAGAAG CATGTTACAGAAAAAATGGCATCATATATGCCACGTCCGAGTCGAGTGAAGAAGGATCCTCAGACTTTAGAAGAACAACAGGCGATTGCTGATGACGAAGAAGCAAGTATACTTAACAACCAACAAGCACAG GCCCGTCTAGTCCAATTTGAGACGAGCATGTTGCTTGAAAAGGAAGCCTACCTAAACAAGATTGAGGCTGATGTACTGGACATCAATCAAATAATGCAAGATTTGGCTGAAATGGTCAACACCCAGGCTCAAGTAGTTG ATACTGTGGAAAGTCACATTGAAGCAGCAGGTTCGAGTGTAGAGGCCGGTGTGGATGAATTGGCCAAAGCAGCTGAGTATCAACGTAGGTACAGGAGGAAAATGTTCATTCTCATTTTAATTGCGATTATTGTAGGTATTATTTTCGTCGTGTGGATCATTAAAGCTTTTAGATAA